A segment of the Candidatus Delongbacteria bacterium genome:
TCCCCTTTTAGGGGATTTAGGGGTTCTTGGTTTTGATTGAACTTTTACAAAAGTTCAGCCTTTTTATTCACCTTTTTAGCAAAAAGTGATCCTTTTTCCAGCGATGAAATCGCTGGATCTTTTCTAATCAAGTATTGTTATCAATGTATTTGTGTTTAAATTGTTACCATAAGACTTATATCTTATCATAATTATATTATAGACAAAAATAATAAACCGGGAAATGTTTCTAAATTATAAATATTTTTTTATATCTTTTCCGTTTACACCTGCATATACTTCGACATGAGATTTTATTGGACTTACTGATATCTTGCCTAATAAAACTTCCTCCACTTGAAAAAAACCAACCGATTCGCTCATCTCGATATTGATCCTGACTGGCTTGATCTCACCTTTGGAAATTTTAACTTTTTCGATAGCCGCTGATGAATTTTTATGGATATCACCTACTCTTGATTCAAAATTCAACATCATTGGTATTCTTGCTCTGCCTTTTTGCATGTCACAGCCATCTGCTACAAGTATAATACCAGCTTCAATGGAATGTATTTTTTGATTTGCCATGTGACCTGCTATACCTTCCAGAACCATAGATCTTACAATAACCAATCGATTTAGGTCATTTTTATAAAAACCTTTTAGAAGTCTATCGATTATTGGATAAGTAATTGTAAGAGACATTTTCTCATGATATTCTCTACCTACAGTCATTCCAGCATCATGCAAGAAAGCTGCCAGAAAAAT
Coding sequences within it:
- a CDS encoding phosphohydrolase encodes the protein MKNHIEIVLEEKIKSNLPEELHNFIDMVFKDEEIRYIQEYANVVSIKRLGYNDHGPVHMRQVAANACKIASILYDSGIKFNLEKEEIGSYQDSMLAIFLAAFLHDAGMTVGREYHEKMSLTITYPIIDRLLKGFYKNDLNRLVIVRSMVLEGIAGHMANQKIHSIEAGIILVADGCDMQKGRARIPMMLNFESRVGDIHKNSSAAIEKVKISKGEIKPVRINIEMSESVGFFQVEEVLLGKISVSPIKSHVEVYAGVNGKDIKKYL